The stretch of DNA AATCATTCAGTCATCCTTATGTGTATCTTTATACAAGATATAATCccatacaaaaaaattaaacacatttttaaaaattagacCACATCATTTCAAAAAGGATTTATTCACAATTCTAGCGAGTTTATACTATTACAAAGACAATTCTGACAAAAGGTTAAGTGTActgatgcaataaaaaaaaaacaacaaaaaaaaacatattctctCTTTACAGTTGGCAGAGCTGGGATGCTCTTTCAGTCAGTCCACCCTCACTTGGCCATATCTATCAGACTCTGTAAAGATGTGGGGACCCAGGTCTTCTCTCCTTGCACAAATACCACTCCCCTATCGATGTAGATGACAATGCGGCCAAATGTGTAGAGCTGTTTGCCCTCGTGGCGTTTGGCCACCAAGGGCATGAAGACgatgttgttttcttctgctttGGTCTGTATAAGGTCTTTGAAGTTAGTGGGCAGACCAGCACTGATGCCCCTCTGAGCCACACTCTCAGCATCCCTGCGCTCCTGCAGCACTTCATACTGGAAGTCCTttcgtctctctgtctgtgtgagatATGCAATATTCTCCCTTGCACCAGGCTGCATATATCCACCTGTGGGTATAAAGTAGAAGAGGACGTTTTACAGTGGGAAAAATTCttaaatgcatgtttgtttgttttcaagattatttttggggcatttctgcttttttattaGACAATCACGATTGAGAGAGATGAGTAAGATGGGGCAGAGAGGGGGGCTGACATACAGTAAAGGGTCTGGATCAGATTTGAAGCCAGGCCACTAAAGCTTAGCCTTAGTATGTGAACCTTATGAACCTTAGTGTGTCTGTGATGCTCACCCATGCCCGAAGACACTGCACGGTTCATAATGTCCAGAGCTTCGTTGAATTTGTCCTTGATGAGAGATTGGGCTAATAACACATCACTGAACATGGTCTTCCAACCCAGGTACCATTTAGTGATCTCCTCGTAGTTGGGACTGTTGCTCAGCCATGAACACAGGACCTAAAAtagacagcaacacaaacacaaagcagaaacTTCACCAAATTAGTTTATTAGATTCATCAATAGCAGCTAAATTCATCTTAATAACCCTCTGTATGAGTACATTCACTAACCTGCAGCCACTTGGGGAAGAAGTTTTTGTCCAGCAGGGACACCAGGCTGGAGGGGGACAGCATGCCTTCCCAATCCATGACCCAGTGGAAGggctccatctgctgctggtGAGGATTAATAACCAGCTCTCCCAGGCACAGAGCTGTGGAGGGAAGCAGAGGTCACCacaaagaggagaaaggacAGAAGAATAAGAGGCCAATGGAAAAAAGGgacattttctttgttgtaGCATGCGAGCAAGGCTATTTTGGCACTAGCTGGTGTATATTAGCATACCTAGTTTAGGGATTATATTTTTAACCATGAAGGCCTCCCATGCTCCTGGTGTGAATACATCCTTCCATGGCTGCAGGATGAGGCGCGCTGAGCCATCACTgggatgccaccgctgcaaaGCGTTTGCTAGTTTGCTACGGATGGGCGGGTACAGGGGCTCTAGACGTGACTGTAGCAGTGGCAACCACGGGTGGAGCCAGGAATGAATGGGCACAGTGTCGGTCAAAGGGTTCCAGTTATCCACCTATTAAACAGGAAACATAAAGTGTAAGTCCTGGAGGCAGTAAGCATGCTTTTCAGGGTGTGCGTGCACAGGCCTGAGAAAGAAAGTATAACTGCACATGACATAATCAAAACACAGGCGTATTTCCCGTCATCTAAGTTTCTGTGAGCATGTTTTTAAGTGCAAATAGTTTCACGGGGACTGTGTCTTGCCTCTCGTTGCAGCCGAGGTAAGATGAGCTGCTCCAGCAGGTGATCCAGGATCCACAGGGGGAGAAGGGGagcccacacctccacacaGTCCACCATGGGCCCGACCATACGCGGCTGCCAGCCTGTCACACATGACCGCATCACTGGGATCCACACTTCCCACAGCAGTCTGAGtcaacagagacacagacagaagtTATGAACACATGCAGTCCACCACAGGCTGTGATAGACAGCCAAGATAATTTATTACCAAAACCACAGTTGGCAAATTCAAGAACCCAACtgtatgcatgtctgtctgcacaAAACTACCTGTGGTAAGGGTCCATGTTCGTCTCTGGGGTACTGGAGTGGAGTTGTCTGGATTCAAGGATTGCTCTCCACTGACCAACTTCTTCCAGACCATAAGAGCTGTCCTACAACAACCATTAAGAACAGTGTGAGAGGTCATTTCTTTACTACCAGTAATTAAAGCAAACATTAAAAGTATATGTTTTCATCCCAAAAGAGAAAGTGTACATTCTGAGAGGCTAGCAAGAATATACCTTAAGAGGATCCCAGGTACGAAGTTTCTCTTTGAGTAAAGGATGAACCACAGCTACAGCCAGGTCTCCCAATCCCATTGTCTTATATTCTTCATAATAGTCTGTCTGTAAGGTCTCAAAGATCCGGGCACATTCCTGAAAAAATAGGAAGGGAGGCCCACATAAAAATTAACATATGGATTTGATACAGGGAAAGGAATCAACAAATTATCtatgactgtaaacagtgtgtgtccatgcattaTGTACCTGCAGGCTAGGTCCCTCCCCTGGTGCTGTCTCCCCGGACTGAAAACGCTCAACCAGCTCCAGCACAGCCTCCATTCTCTGGATGGACTCCTGCTCTGCAGTCAATCTGGCCTGCAGAGCAGACGACTCGTGGCTCAGAGACACAACAACATCTCGCTCATGCTGCAGACGTCTGGCAGACTGCACAAGGAGATAAAGTGATGACAGCAAACAGTCAGTAGTAATAAACGAAATCAAGGGGTACAATTATGTGTGTAGCCCAGATGAAAAATGTTCTGACTGGCTGAGATAAATAGAAGACTGAATAACCTCCTGTAATAGCCAAATTCATTTCTTAGATGGTGAGGGACTGAGAGTTGGttcaaaaataaagagaaagtgattgcaatgaaagaaaatgtgaaaaacaataaGGTGCACTTCCAGGATGAAGGCAAACAATaccagacaataaaaaaaatgactgttaaaCTGTCTTGCAAATCCATCTGTGAAAAACAGTTCAATAATCCAAGGCCCTCTGACTGcaacaataaagtaaaaatccTTCATTCAGCACAAGACAAAAATCAATCTCCTGTATGTGCTAGCTATTCTTTGTTTCCTCGTACCTGTAAAATGTCCTGTTCTGTAAGGTCTATCAGAAGCTGCAGGTTGTGTTCTAGCTCAGGGAGAGCAAAGCCAGACCCCTTCTGATCCCGTGTGGCCAGGCTTGGAGGAACGTCATCCGGTACACTGTGCTTGTTGGACATTTGACTGTAACTGTAATACACTTTCTGTTCTCTTCCGGTCATATCTATCACCTGGAGACAGGGAGAAACACAGGGAAGATGAGATTTGTAAAGAGAAAGAGTAACATCTgtaaaacatgcatgcatatgtttatatttttgatgTTGAAGCTGTCAATCTTATCCAGCGTGACTTAAAATGAGTATAACAGTACAtttcataaaagaaaagaaacaataaaagaaacacaaataaaaaccaaGGAGTTAATGAGTCTTTTCTAACCCACCTTAACCTGTGCCAGCTCTCCTGCAGGAGTTGTTGTAGACCGTCCAGCCAGCTTCCCTTTagccttcagctcctccacagTTCGGTAAGAATACTTTGGCTTCTTCTTTCCTCCAGAAGCTGCAGGATCCCTGCGCCACTGGCCTAGTTCCTTCTGAAACTCCTACACAGGCAGAACAGAGGACAAATGATTTTCACCTATTTAGTCTAGTATAAAATCTAgatgagaaagaagaaaacagcagcattcTTCAACACActaccttttcctcctcttcctctgagtCGACTACAGGAAAGTCCTGAAGACTCTGCTGGGTTCGCTCGTTGCCATACGCCCCCACCGCGCCCTTGCCTTTACGCACCTTCGCCTCGATGGGGTTTACAATACCTGCAGCAGTAAGAGCGGATGTTATACACAGAATGTTCTGTGATGTCGCTCAACATATGAAAATTCCCTGCTCTCCTCGGCTGTACCCACCTTGTGCATTTTTGCCCAGGCCTTTGCCTGGCTGGTAGCCCATCTTTTGCAGCAGCTTTTGTCCGATCCCCCTTGTGTGCTTCTCCCAGCTGCCTATGTCTTGTCCAGGCCGTATGCCAGCTGCAAACCTCTGGGACTGGTTCCCACGGAAATTGCCCTGGCAGATTATGAAGTAATGGCAGTATTGTTACAAATTACATGGTAAGTGATGTAACTCGTGTTAACACATGCAAGTCTACCACAAAAACACTCATAAGtaatgaaacaaacacaagtgTGTGTACCATCTGGAGTTTTTTGGGCGCAGCACCACGAGGAGGGGGAGGTGCTGCAGGagcgtcatcatcatcattatcggAGTCATCGGAGCCTGCTTCAGctttttgctgctgcttctcctcaGCTGCAGTTTTACGCAGACCAGCACTCACAAAGCTCACTGGAGCGGTGTAGTCCTTAGACCTGTTGCAATGAATGTGGGAGAAGCAGCAGGTTGTGTTTCTCAGTGCATGCAAATCTGCTGAACatttctctcagtgtgtgttggaTGGAGCTGTACCAAGAACGAGCCCATTCCCTACCTCTTGCCTCCAAAGCTGGGCCTCTCATCTTCATCCGAGTCTCTCTCAGCCCAGATGCCATAGGTGGCCTGCTCCCTGGTCTGCTTGTGTCTGCGGCGGTCTGGATTGAACTCATTGGCCAGATCCCAGTCCGTCACCTCAAAgctctccacctccaccccatcttcctcttcctccccccttcGCCCATACAGGTGGGACATGGACATGCCTGGATAAACTGATCGAGGGAACACcaaaagagtaaaaacaaactttgagCAGCCGAAAGCTgagcggcttttttttttttttttttttacgtgccAAGAATGCGACTATAGATGGAAGACATAAATCCCGTTTGACTTTTTGTTTAGCTTTCTGGACAGGTATCTCGTAACACAGAGACACCTGCTCTAACGCGAGGACAAGCTAACTCTTGCGCGCAcgggctaacgttagctagctttaaTTTGCTAACATGACATACCTAATTTACAATCTGACACTCACCAGCTGGAAAATAAAGGGAACACTTATACGAACTCACCCCAACTATTATTCCTCCTGTCGGGAAATCAACAACACGCCGGTACTAttgctgaaataataataataatagaggaATAGTGCACTAGCTAACTAATGTCAGTCAAAATCTTCGTCGTACCCACGAAAACATGAGCACTTCCGGTTGTCACGTCCTGACTCCCGGAAGTACAAAGGAGTGTGTTGCTCTCAAAACAGTCCCACGTGTCGCATGCAGGTCCTACCAGCCTTAAACAGTGGTGTCATGATAACTTTGGTAGTTTAgtatatgttttctttttaaattcagatatatagatatgtagaGGCACTGGTGGTTTAGCGCAGATGTCCGACGCGGGAGAGTGGCAGGTGGCGCGGCGGAGGAAAGGCGCGGCTCGGAGGGCAAAGACACCTCAGGTGGCCCCGAGCTGCCAGGAGCCGCTGGACACTGGGAAAACGGTCCAGCGGATCAGAGAGGCAGTGTAAGAGGggtctgcatgtgtatgtcttTCCAACACATTACAACACTATTTAACTGTATTGGatcatttaactgtgcaataactCATTCCTGTAAGACGTcagtgcaatatccctgtgtatGTATGGTGtatatgctcagtttcttatttctctatgtattgttgtaatattttgtatgaTTAATGCATTTCGTATTATTAACCTCTGCAACTAACCCAGTTTCAATAAagtatcaataaagtatttctgattctgattctgattataaGCCTGTGCCCAAAATGAAGACAGCCCAATaagtttctctgtttttctctccttctttagGTCTGAATTGAGATGTGAGGACTTCTGGCAACAATGGAGAGGTGAGATGTTGAGTTGAGCCTTTAATTGTCCAGCTGAGCTTTGGGCCTCAGGAAGCAGCTCGGTGGTGACCCTGCAGGATTCTTGTTTTCAGAGCAACTGCAGATGGCAGGATTTCCCTCCACACCTGCAGTGGACGGGCAGGACACTGAAGTCCCAACGGAGCAGCAGGAGAGCGACGTGGAGAGGGATGGTGGGACGCGCCCTgagttggagtgtgtgtgttacggtctgggctccttctcctcctgtgtCTCAGCTCGCTACCAGCTCGCcatgttactgctgctgctggagacaCAGCAGGTCAGAGAGTCTGGATTTCATCGATTTATATAAACTGGAGCGATATGCTTACTTCCAATTCAGTATGATACTTCGGTGCTGATTCAATAAGTATTGTGAttcaatattacattttattgcattttttttaattatcctctagtttgtggacttgaagtttcatgaagctgtgattatcctacaggtcattttatacagcgGTGTcaagttttgaaaaatggtttcaGTACAATGAAATGGCCACTGTGGGAGGGAtccctttgaaaatggccatgccagttGCCAAATGGCCATTCCTTTGCCAAAATTCAGCCTAAATTTGGAGCTGTATTTAGCCCTCTTGCCAACAACCTATCATCACATGCTTGGCACCAATAGATTgttgggttgtctagtttcatattgATATTGACATTGATACCAGTAGCTTTACTTTAAATTGATAATTGATaatcagtaataaaaaaaaaaaaaaaggttaaaaatcgttaaaaaaaaaaaaaaaaaaatcatgatactTGAGTGAATCGATTGTTTTCCCATTGTTTCCCCCACCCCTAATGTAAACTGTGTACTTGTCATCCCGGCCTGTTCTAAGCTCTTCATGACTCCGCCTTTGTCTCTGTAGATCCCACTGAAGGACTGCTGTGTTTACGAccctgtgttttcctctggaGAGCGGGAAGTCCTGGGAGAGCTGGGTCTCACCGTGCTCTCTGAGAATGAGGTGAATTTGTGATCTCATCAGGTTGCATGTCAGGCAACAAGTTTGCAAACAAGTttgaaaactaaactaaaaactgaaaactaaacTTACTCTGTTTCCTGTTGTCCTGCAGGAAGGGAAGCGACTGACCAACAGGCCCACTCTCTTCTACCTGATGCATTGTGGGAAAGCCCTGTACAACAACCTGCTGTGGAGGAACTGGAGTACAGACACCCTGCCTCTGCTGATAATTATTGGAAACAGCTTCTCTGGC from Myripristis murdjan chromosome 9, fMyrMur1.1, whole genome shotgun sequence encodes:
- the tfip11 gene encoding tuftelin-interacting protein 11, whose protein sequence is MSMSHLYGRRGEEEEDGVEVESFEVTDWDLANEFNPDRRRHKQTREQATYGIWAERDSDEDERPSFGGKRSKDYTAPVSFVSAGLRKTAAEEKQQQKAEAGSDDSDNDDDDAPAAPPPPRGAAPKKLQMGNFRGNQSQRFAAGIRPGQDIGSWEKHTRGIGQKLLQKMGYQPGKGLGKNAQGIVNPIEAKVRKGKGAVGAYGNERTQQSLQDFPVVDSEEEEEKEFQKELGQWRRDPAASGGKKKPKYSYRTVEELKAKGKLAGRSTTTPAGELAQVKVIDMTGREQKVYYSYSQMSNKHSVPDDVPPSLATRDQKGSGFALPELEHNLQLLIDLTEQDILQSARRLQHERDVVVSLSHESSALQARLTAEQESIQRMEAVLELVERFQSGETAPGEGPSLQECARIFETLQTDYYEEYKTMGLGDLAVAVVHPLLKEKLRTWDPLKDSSYGLEEVGQWRAILESRQLHSSTPETNMDPYHRLLWEVWIPVMRSCVTGWQPRMVGPMVDCVEVWAPLLPLWILDHLLEQLILPRLQREVDNWNPLTDTVPIHSWLHPWLPLLQSRLEPLYPPIRSKLANALQRWHPSDGSARLILQPWKDVFTPGAWEAFMVKNIIPKLALCLGELVINPHQQQMEPFHWVMDWEGMLSPSSLVSLLDKNFFPKWLQVLCSWLSNSPNYEEITKWYLGWKTMFSDVLLAQSLIKDKFNEALDIMNRAVSSGMGGYMQPGARENIAYLTQTERRKDFQYEVLQERRDAESVAQRGISAGLPTNFKDLIQTKAEENNIVFMPLVAKRHEGKQLYTFGRIVIYIDRGVVFVQGEKTWVPTSLQSLIDMAK
- the srrd gene encoding SRR1-like protein, translated to MSDAGEWQVARRRKGAARRAKTPQVAPSCQEPLDTGKTVQRIREAVSELRCEDFWQQWREQLQMAGFPSTPAVDGQDTEVPTEQQESDVERDGGTRPELECVCYGLGSFSSCVSARYQLAMLLLLLETQQIPLKDCCVYDPVFSSGEREVLGELGLTVLSENEEGKRLTNRPTLFYLMHCGKALYNNLLWRNWSTDTLPLLIIIGNSFSGILDRMIDRELQRDYSYIVQAVAVCEERALPCPSRLLDVFNDTAVITFPPSSLNKLPQSTWAEPPEPQYLHCSDLEIILKEKPR